A segment of the Commensalibacter oyaizuii genome:
TATAATCTGCCCAAATAGGATCATCTGTATATCCTCCCTGATTATGGGCATATCTATGGATATCTCCCTGTATCAAACGATACACGGCGTGATACTTATGACTCCAAATTGCACAATGATCAGCAGCGCTAATCATGTAGCGAGGCTTTGACATACTTTTAATTAAACAATTAGCTGCGCCAATTGTATTGCTACTAACGAAGTATTTGACGCGTTGTGTTACTAATTGTTTTAAATCATGTATTTTACTTGAAGATGTATACTGCCAATTAAAACCAACAGCATCAACATTATTCCGTTCAATCCAACGTAACAAATCTTTTATATTTTGAAACAAGTCCCTATTAATCGATAAAAATTCGTCAATATCTAAAACAAGGCACCATTCATAATCCAATACTTCAGGAAGAGCAGAAAACGCATATTTACAAACTTTAGCCTGAGGTCTAACGCCCTCACCCATTTCATTTTGTAGCCAAGTGATCTCGCCAGCTTCCGCTAAAGATCGCAATAATTCGTCAGACCCATCATCATTATTATTGCTAAAAATGAAAAAATGTTCAAACCCTAGTTTTTTATACCATGCAATCCATTCCAGAATTGAAATACCTTCATTCCGTATAGTTGTCACGACACATGCTTTTTTCTTTGGCGTTATTGTACGCCTATATGAGCAATTGATTGCATGTGTTATAGATGAGAATTCGCGTTCTTTAAAATATTGATCGAGATGATCATATTTTTGATCACAAACTATAATAGACCTATTATGCTTATCTGTTTCCCAAGAAAGTAATGGAGATAATGCATGCTGTATCCAAAAATCATCTCCAAATGTTTCTAAAAACTGACGTTTAAAGTCTGGAGAGTGTCTTAATTGATTTACGATTTCATCAAGCTCTTTTACCCCCATTAAAGGATAAAAGGCATTGATAACGTTTCGTTTTATATCATTATCGTAGGGGGCATTCATCACCTTTTTAATAGAATCGATATTGGGCTGACTACTAAAAAGCTGCTCATAACAAGAAGCTAATTTTTGTATAAAAAAGGGTACGTCACCCACATTAATATCTTGTAACTTGATAGCTTCCCAATCAACTTTTTGTCTTGCCAAACCACATAGATAAACTCGATTAACTTCCTGTTTTTCTACAAATCCAGAGACACCAATAGGAGGGATAGACAACCAAGAATGATCTTGTAGGTCATATAAAGAAATAGTATGAGCAAAAATTCCTCCTTCAATCCCAACGGGGAAAGCAGTAGACACAAAAGCCCGATCACTTAACCGTAACAACGTATTTTCTTTTTCTGCACACAAAAATAATAAACTTGGATGCTCATATAGACAGAAACCGATCAATCTAGAAAAATTTTCTTGATCGCTTTCAGAAGAAACGCATAACTGCCCGTTATATTTTTTATCGGTAGCAACATATAAATAACCATCATAAGCATTTTTCAGATAAAAAAACTGCACTAAAAACTCCTAATTAATATTATTAATATACAAAATAATTAAGTATATTATATTTTTCCTTTATTCATCAACTATCAAGAAGACCTATAATTTTATTTAAATATATAATTCCGCAAAAATAAAAAACACTTAAATATTATTTTTACTTAAAATGTTTATGATTAAGAAGAACATCTATTAAAAAGTCTTATTTTAACAAAAGATTTTCCTAAAAGAGAAACGTTTTATTTTTCTAATCCTTAGTAATTAAAAACTTTTGGACTGGGCAGGATATACACTTTCCCATCCACCGCCGAGGGCTTTATATAATTGCACAAGGTTCAATGAGATTTGGGCATTACTATTAATTAAATCTTTTTGCGAAGCTAATAGTCTTCTTTCTGCATCTAGAACATTGATAAAATTTTGTGTTCCCCGACGATATTGTTCTTGTGCTAGAAAAACAGAACGTTGATTCGCTTTTACCGTATCTTGCAAACGAACTTGCTTTAACTGTTCTGCTTGATATGCATTTAATGCATTATCAACCTCTTGCCAGGCTTGTAAAACGGTTTTCCGGTAAAACAATGCGGCTTCTTTTTGTTGGGCTTTTTTTAATGTTAATTGCCCTTTCAGTTTACCCCCCTCAAAAATGGGTAATGAAATTGTAGGGCCAACACTCCAAGCACGAGCACTCCAAAAACCAAGGTCTCTAAATGATAGGGATTGAAATCCCATACGCGCATCAACCGTTACTTTAGGATAAAAATCTGCCACTGCAATACCCACTTCAGCCGTTGCAGAATGCAATTTTTCTTCTGCTTCTCTGATATCTGGTCTACGTTGTGCCAATTCAGAAGGAAATCCTATTGGCACTTGTGGAGGGACAGGGGGAATAGGCTGGGAGGCTATAAGCTCATTACTTAAAGCACGAGGCGGTTCGCCTAATAACAAACCTAACGCATTGATATATTCTATGATTTGCTGTTCTAAAGTCGGAATGCTAGCTCGAACCTGTTCTAGCTGAGATTGAGCATCCCGAACATCTAATTCTGTTACCAATCCACCAGCAAAACGCTGTTGAGCTAATGTTAAAGATTCCTGCGCAATTTTTTCATTTTGTTGGACAATATTCAGTTCAGCCTGTAATCCGCGCAAAGTGATATAATTTTGTGCCAATTCTGCTTGTTGAGCAATCAATATGGCCCGCCGATCCTCTTCCGAAGCCTGCATCAAAGCATGAGCAGACTCGTATTGCCGGCGCACTCTACCCCACAAATCCAATTCCCAACTTGTATCCAAAGCGTCATTCCACTGATTAAAGGAAGGAACATCAATATCACTTGGGTTAATTGTATTTCCTAAAGCGGGGTGACTATTTTTAACTTTTTGAATAGCACGACTTACAGATTTTTCACTATACTGACTGCGTTGATATCCCGCCGATGCCCCCAAACTTGGGAAACGATCAGCACCAGCAATAAGTAGCTGTGCCCGACTGGCAATCAAACGTTGCGTTGCCATTTGAACATCTAGATTTGCTGTCACTAACCGTTTTTCGAGCGCTGATAATACTGGATCATGAAAACACTCCCACCATAGAGGGTGGACTTGTTGGGCAACTACTTGGCTATTGACGTTTCTTTGCAGTGCATTACTTGTATTTGACCATTTGGATGGGGTCCATATATCTTGTTTTTGATAATCAGGCCCTACGGCACATCCAGTAACTATCGGTGCTGCAATCACCAGCAGTAAAAAAGAAAACTTATAATTCATTCTTTTGGCCAAATTCCAATGTAAATTTCAAAACAGTTTATGTATTTAAACGTGAATAGCAATCCTATTTTCATACATATAACCGACTATATTTATTTTATTAACTATTATAGCCCTTAGTTTTGGTCGTGATCCAAGCTGCTCACAAATAAATATCAGTTTCGTATAAATGAACTTATACTTACAAGATAAAAATAAGTAAAAATTATTCCAAAACTGAATTTTTTTGTTGCATCCTGCAAAACAAAAAGCTACTAAAGCACGTAACGCTGCTGTAGCTCAGTGGTAGAGCACTCCCTTGGTAAGGGAGAGGTCGCGAGTTCAATCCTCGCCAGCAGCACCACGAAATAAATATAATTAATAAAATTCGTTATTCCGCAGTTTAGAAGTCGAATATTAATTTTTTCTCCTTTTACCAAAATATCTATTTAGGTAATGTTTTGATACACTAGAGCTGCGTTTCACGTACAAGCTCATTGCTAATATTTACAAAAAACAAGTATATTAATATCAGTAATTACAATTTCTTAATCAAATATAGAACCGCTATAAGATCCGAAATAATTTAAATATTATTTTCGAAATTCAACACCAAATGACGTATTTCATTAGCAAAATCTCGTATTTGCTCAGTAGAGATACGCATTTTACTTTTCAGTGAGGTTTCGCTTTCCCATTCTAGATAAAAGTGAAAATTTAGTAAGAAGTCAGAACTATATTGATCTTTGAAAAAGCCGATAGAAATAATATTGCGTTCAGACTCTAGATAGTATGCATCGACGGTATTTGAAACTAAATCTTTCAAACCTAAATAAAGACTTTTTAATTGAAGGTAAAATATTCTTATATCTTTTGAAACAAAGAAAACATTTTCCCTTTTATAAAGTAACTCACAATCAATATAATAATCATAGGACACGACTCCCCCTAAGTCATTACTTATATCTTTAACGTCTATTTGAATGATTGCATCTTCACCTTGAATCATGATCATGTTTAATATTTTCTTTCGAAATAACAACTCTGTTGTAAATCTTAATATGCATTTGTATTCAATTTCTCTTCTTAGCGTATTCTATTAGCTTCAATCATAAGCACTAAAGCTGAAACGTTCTCTACCTTTATCGATCTCAGTTTTACTATAAATTCTAACCATGCTCGCAATATCTTAGGTTCTATTGATGGGTCCCATTTCTATTATTGCAATTTGGTCTTCAACAATTACATGGCAAATAGTATAAGATCATTCAGGGAATAAAACTTGATGGTCAGGTATTTTAATTTGTGATATTCATCGCTGTTTTGCTTTATAAAGAAACCTCAGATAACGATGTATCAATGGTTGGAAACCAGACTAAAAAAGAACTGCCTTGGCCTTTTGTACTTTCAATCGCTAGGCTACCCCTATGTCGCGTAATGAGATGCTTGACGATAGACAACCCTAAACCTGTTCCTCCGTTTTTATCATCTGCGCGGTAAAATCGTTCTGTTAATCTTGGTATATGTTGCTTGTCTATCCCTGGTCCATTGTCACTAATAGCGACAACCCACCCAGCTCCTGGCCATTTAACATCATTATCCGAAAAATAAAAATCGCAAATAACTTTACCCACCTTTCCTTTTCCTAATGGCGCATAACGCATAGCATTTTCAAGAAGATTATGAAAAATCTGAAATAACTGATCTGGATCAGCATAAATAAACGCATCTTGATGCTCAGTAATATCATTATATTCAAATGTAATATTAGCCAGATCCATCTTAATTGACATCTCTTCCAAAGCCTGCCCTAAGACTGTCCTTAAGTTTGTTTTCTGAGTAATTAATTGATATTCATCTCGCTCTACACGCGACAAAGTTAATAACCCGTTAGTAAGACGAATCATACGCGCAACTTGCAATTGCATAATTTCTAAAAACTTTTTTTGCAACTGGGGATCTTCTACCCCAACTCCCAGTAAGGTTTGTATAAATCCATCCAAAGACGTTAATGGAGTGCGCAATTCATGACTGGCATGAGCAACAAAATCACTGCGCATTTTATTTAAAGAAACTAATTGGCTTTGATCAATTAATGTCACCAATACCACATTCGATAAAACATGATGTTCATCAAAAGAATTTAAACTTAATTTAAAATGATAGGCCTTGGGCAATTCAAAGATAATCTCAATTTCGTTTATTTCTTTTAAAGGTTGCGCCTCTATAGCTTGACAAAATGCAGGATGCCTTAAAATATCCAAAAGAATTTCCTGATAATATTGATGTACATACTGATTTGCGTCATAGGCAATTGTGTTCGCAAAGAAAGGAAAGGTCTTTTTAATCTGATTACGCAATGTCAAAGACATACCAACATGTTGATAACAGACCATAAAAATAGGAACATCAATATGATCTATATAATTTTTCAATTCATGAAAGGCCGCGATAAAATCCTGTTGCCTGTAGTAGTGTTTTTCTTCATACGTGTCCTTTCCAACTTCTGCTACTTTTCTTGAAAGTAACCATATTAAAAAGAAAGTGATACCACCACCACAGACAAAAATAACCCATTCATGCAAAGAAAGCTCATTGAACATCAAGGGCATATCCTGCGGATCGAATAGTACGAATAATATCGCGCTCCCCACCCGCGTTTAATTCTTTTCTCAACCGCAAAATATGCACATCAACTGTACGAATTTCAACATTCAAATTTTCCCCCCAAATGGCATTTAGTAAATCCTCGCGGGAAAAGACTCTTTTAGGATTTCGTAAAAAATACTCTAATAATTTATACTCAGTAGGCCCCAAATTTAGTAAACGAGTGCCCCTATATACGCGATATTCTGCAGGATTTAATACAATGTCTTCAAATCGCAATTCTTCTTTTACAGAGGTAATAGGTACCTTAGAACGACGTAATACCGCTTTTAACCGCAACAGTAACGTATCAATACTAAAAGGCTTAGTAATATAATCGTCAACTCCAACGTCAAAGGCAGAAATTTCATCCACCTCTTCTGCCCTAGCTGTCAACATAATCACCGCAACACAAGAATATTCTGCCTTGCTTCGTAGGTAACGGCAAAAATCTATTCCTGTGCCTCCTGGTAAATTCCAATCCAAAATTATTGCTGAATAAGAAAATTGAGAAATTCTACCATGAGCTTCTGCATAGGTACCAGCCACATCGACCTTATACCCCTTTTTTTCCAAATTATATTGCAATAACAAGGCTATAGAAGCATCGTCTTCAACAATCAGAATATGGGCAGCAATATCCTTCACGATCCAGATATATCCTTTATCGTCTCTATTTGACAAATACGGTCATAAGGCAATGTATCGCCTGTTAGAACATAATAGTAATTTTCAACGATATTGGTAATATGATCGCCTATTCTTTCTAAATTTTTTATAATAAATAACAATTGTGAACAAACAGGAATATAAGGTGTGTTTTCAGACATAAACTGAATTAATTCCGTAAAAACTGAAACATATAAGTCATCAATTAAGTTATCCGCATTCCATAAATGCAACAACATTTTTTGATCTTGTGATGTGATGGCAACCACTAACTGACGCAAATTTTCTTGAACCTGACGTCCCATGGTTAAGATACCCGCCAAAGAAATATCTTCGTCAATTACCTTAACTTGTACAATGCGACGACAAATTCCAGAAATTAAATCCCCCATTCTTTCTAAATCGACACTTATTTTAAAAGAAGAAACAATTTCACGTAAGTCAATTGCCATCGGAGACCGTAGGGCTAAAATTTGAATTGAAAAAGCACTGATCATTCGCTCGTACCCATCAATCTCTATGTCCTGAAGGGCAATTTCATACGCTGTATCTATTTTCCTATCTCGTAATACAAGAAGCGTTTGGGTTAGATGATTTTCAACCATGCCAAACATTCTTAAAATCATACTGCGCAGTTGCTCTAACTCTTGCTCATAACGGCTTACGGTATGTTCTGAAAGTTTATCAACCATATTTGCTGTCTCCTAACCAAAACGACCAGTAATATAATCGTGGGTTTTTTGTTGTGATGGCTTGGTGAACAACGTTGCAGCATCATTTAGCTCTACCAACTCGCCCGCATAAAAAAACGCAACCTTATCAGCGCATCGAGCCGCTTGTTGAAGGTTATGCGTTACCAAAATTATTGTATAATCTTCCTTTAAAATATCCAGTAATTCTTCAATCTTTGCAGTAGAGACAGGATCCAAAGCAGAGGTCGGTTCATCAAGTAAAATAACTTCGGGTTCAACCGCTAAAGCCCTAGCAATACATAGCCGTTGCTGTTGCCCTCCTGACAAGCTTAATGCAGAACTGTGTAAACGATCTTTAACTTCATCCCACAACGCAACTTGACGTAAAACTTTTTCTATTTTTTCTTTTATTCGAGCCGAAGATGGACGTTCATATAATTTAATACCAAAGGCAATATTTTCATAAATAGACATAGTAAATGGCGTTGGCTTTTGAAACACCATCCCAATACGGGATCGTAAAATATTTAAATCAATATCTTTTTCCAAGATATTGGTCCCGTCAAACAGTACTTCCCCAGTTGCATGTTGATTGGGATAAAGATCATACATTCGATTTAAAATACGCAGCAACGTTGATTTTCCACATCCAGAAGGGCCAATCATTGCCGTAACTTTTTTAGAAACAATATCAAAGTTAATGTTTCTTAATGCATGATAGGCACCATAGTAAAAATCAACTTGTTTAACAGAAATTGCCACATGATCAGTCAGCATTATTATTGATCCCTTTTCCGACGACTATCAACATACATTCGGGTAATTAAATTTAAACATAAAACAAATACGGTAATAAGCAAAGCTGCAGTCCATGACAGCTTGATCCATGTGTCGTCCGCAGAGTCAGCATATTGATAAATAGTTAGTGGCAGACTAGCCATAGGTTTGAAGATATCCCAACTCCAATCTGAATTTCCCAAAGAGGTAAATAATAATGGGGCTGTTTCCCCCGCAATACGGGATATAGCCAATAAAATTCCAGTAAAAATCCCCCCCCTTGCCGCGGGTAAACAAACCCACAACATTACCTTCCATTTTGGAGCACCCAAAGCATATCCAGCCTCGTGAATCGCAGGGGGAATTATATTTAGGGATTCCTCGGTTGTTCTTGCAATTACTGGTAACGCTAAAATAGCCAAAGAACATGCCCCAGCAAATGCAGAATAACCCGTCGTCATAACCAATATAATATAAACAAATAAGCCTATTAAAATAGAAGGAACTGACATCATAATATCAGCAGTAAAGCGAATAATCTGACTTATTTTTTTTCTGCCATGTTCTGCCAAAAAAATCCCCGCCATAACGCCTACTGGAACTGCCATTATTGTGGCCAATCCAACTTGGATCGCACTGCCTAGAATCGGGTTTAATAATCCCCCATCCATGCCTTGGGGGGCTGTCATATGCGTTAACGTAAAAAACGTCAGTCCTGAAATACCGTTAATTAATAATGATGCTAAAATTGAAAGCAAAATACAAATCATTATCGATATTGTGCCAAACGCAAAAACTGTAATCAGACGATTTTTAATAAATCGCCAAGTCATATGATGATTATGCGTAACCTTTAATCCCTTTTTGGATCGAGTATTCATCACATCCCTTATCGTGTTTTAAAAACTTGTCTTAATAAAAATTGCGAACAAAAAAGTACAATGAATGATATCAACATCAATACAGACCCCAATGCCATCAAAGAAGACATTTTCAAACTGCCCGCAGCACTTTCTGGAAATTCCAATGCAATTAATGACGCGATTGTATTGCTGGGCATAAACAAAGACCAACCCGCATGGTGTGCGTTTCCAATAACAAAGGTAACTGCCATCGTTTCCCCCAATGCACGGCCCCATCCTAATACCACACCACCAACCACTACTTTTTGTACCCATGGCAGTGTTACATGATGCATTACTTCCCATCGTGTTGCACCTAGGCTATAGGCACTTTCTTTTAACATGGCAGGGGTATTACTGAATGCTTCTTGCATAACCGCAGTAATAAAAGGGGTAATCATGACCGCTAGAATAATCCCTGCTGTTAAGATCCCAATTCCAAAAGTCCCGCCAGAAAACAATAATTGCAAAAAAGGTACGTCTCCAAATATCCATTTTAAAAACGGCTGAACATAATTTGCCATTCCTGGCACCACAACAAAAAAACCCCACATCCCAAAGATGATTGATGGTATCGCAGCCAGAAGTTGTGTTGCCGCAGTAATATATTTCGCAACTTTTTTGGGTAATATTTCACTTAAACAATAGGCACACCCAAAAGAAACGGGTAATGCAATCATTACCCCAATAAAAGACGATACCAATGTTCCAATTAACGCAGCCCTAGCACTAAATTGCTTGGTTACGGGATTCCACACTTCATTTGTTAAAAAATCAAAACCAAAAGTTGAAAAAGCAAGTTGCCCCTGTCCAAATAATTCTAAAATTAACCCTAGAAAAATCAATAAAATAAGAACACTGCTAAACCAAGTCATTCCTGAGAAAAACAATGGTATGATTTTTTTTTCTGAACGATGGTTAGATTTTTTTAACGGCATCATTTGATCTTTTTGATTTGTGACGAACCAGCAGCAATGCCTGCATATTCCCAAGTTTTTTCGATTTTTTCTTTTACCACGATCGGCAAAGGAATATAATGTAATTTGGTTGCAATTGCGTCCCCTTTAGTAAATGCCCATTTAAAGAATTTCGTTACGTCTTG
Coding sequences within it:
- a CDS encoding glycosyltransferase family 2 protein, translated to MQFFYLKNAYDGYLYVATDKKYNGQLCVSSESDQENFSRLIGFCLYEHPSLLFLCAEKENTLLRLSDRAFVSTAFPVGIEGGIFAHTISLYDLQDHSWLSIPPIGVSGFVEKQEVNRVYLCGLARQKVDWEAIKLQDINVGDVPFFIQKLASCYEQLFSSQPNIDSIKKVMNAPYDNDIKRNVINAFYPLMGVKELDEIVNQLRHSPDFKRQFLETFGDDFWIQHALSPLLSWETDKHNRSIIVCDQKYDHLDQYFKEREFSSITHAINCSYRRTITPKKKACVVTTIRNEGISILEWIAWYKKLGFEHFFIFSNNNDDGSDELLRSLAEAGEITWLQNEMGEGVRPQAKVCKYAFSALPEVLDYEWCLVLDIDEFLSINRDLFQNIKDLLRWIERNNVDAVGFNWQYTSSSKIHDLKQLVTQRVKYFVSSNTIGAANCLIKSMSKPRYMISAADHCAIWSHKYHAVYRLIQGDIHRYAHNQGGYTDDPIWADYNHRGVANVIHYHYKSASEFLLRLYRGNALDAFSEKNISLEMFNDNLIETFVRQHMQTDEPISENFLYTQYELHEIIEELLKLPNVRKAYYNILRITELRVNQMMGFMYQHKGSLGDKALKLLEYAEEDKIYTQDPT
- a CDS encoding efflux transporter outer membrane subunit; this encodes MNYKFSFLLLVIAAPIVTGCAVGPDYQKQDIWTPSKWSNTSNALQRNVNSQVVAQQVHPLWWECFHDPVLSALEKRLVTANLDVQMATQRLIASRAQLLIAGADRFPSLGASAGYQRSQYSEKSVSRAIQKVKNSHPALGNTINPSDIDVPSFNQWNDALDTSWELDLWGRVRRQYESAHALMQASEEDRRAILIAQQAELAQNYITLRGLQAELNIVQQNEKIAQESLTLAQQRFAGGLVTELDVRDAQSQLEQVRASIPTLEQQIIEYINALGLLLGEPPRALSNELIASQPIPPVPPQVPIGFPSELAQRRPDIREAEEKLHSATAEVGIAVADFYPKVTVDARMGFQSLSFRDLGFWSARAWSVGPTISLPIFEGGKLKGQLTLKKAQQKEAALFYRKTVLQAWQEVDNALNAYQAEQLKQVRLQDTVKANQRSVFLAQEQYRRGTQNFINVLDAERRLLASQKDLINSNAQISLNLVQLYKALGGGWESVYPAQSKSF
- a CDS encoding sensor histidine kinase; protein product: MFNELSLHEWVIFVCGGGITFFLIWLLSRKVAEVGKDTYEEKHYYRQQDFIAAFHELKNYIDHIDVPIFMVCYQHVGMSLTLRNQIKKTFPFFANTIAYDANQYVHQYYQEILLDILRHPAFCQAIEAQPLKEINEIEIIFELPKAYHFKLSLNSFDEHHVLSNVVLVTLIDQSQLVSLNKMRSDFVAHASHELRTPLTSLDGFIQTLLGVGVEDPQLQKKFLEIMQLQVARMIRLTNGLLTLSRVERDEYQLITQKTNLRTVLGQALEEMSIKMDLANITFEYNDITEHQDAFIYADPDQLFQIFHNLLENAMRYAPLGKGKVGKVICDFYFSDNDVKWPGAGWVVAISDNGPGIDKQHIPRLTERFYRADDKNGGTGLGLSIVKHLITRHRGSLAIESTKGQGSSFLVWFPTIDTSLSEVSL
- a CDS encoding response regulator, with translation MKDIAAHILIVEDDASIALLLQYNLEKKGYKVDVAGTYAEAHGRISQFSYSAIILDWNLPGGTGIDFCRYLRSKAEYSCVAVIMLTARAEEVDEISAFDVGVDDYITKPFSIDTLLLRLKAVLRRSKVPITSVKEELRFEDIVLNPAEYRVYRGTRLLNLGPTEYKLLEYFLRNPKRVFSREDLLNAIWGENLNVEIRTVDVHILRLRKELNAGGERDIIRTIRSAGYALDVQ
- the phoU gene encoding phosphate signaling complex protein PhoU; its protein translation is MVDKLSEHTVSRYEQELEQLRSMILRMFGMVENHLTQTLLVLRDRKIDTAYEIALQDIEIDGYERMISAFSIQILALRSPMAIDLREIVSSFKISVDLERMGDLISGICRRIVQVKVIDEDISLAGILTMGRQVQENLRQLVVAITSQDQKMLLHLWNADNLIDDLYVSVFTELIQFMSENTPYIPVCSQLLFIIKNLERIGDHITNIVENYYYVLTGDTLPYDRICQIETIKDISGS
- the pstB gene encoding phosphate ABC transporter ATP-binding protein PstB; its protein translation is MLTDHVAISVKQVDFYYGAYHALRNINFDIVSKKVTAMIGPSGCGKSTLLRILNRMYDLYPNQHATGEVLFDGTNILEKDIDLNILRSRIGMVFQKPTPFTMSIYENIAFGIKLYERPSSARIKEKIEKVLRQVALWDEVKDRLHSSALSLSGGQQQRLCIARALAVEPEVILLDEPTSALDPVSTAKIEELLDILKEDYTIILVTHNLQQAARCADKVAFFYAGELVELNDAATLFTKPSQQKTHDYITGRFG
- the pstA gene encoding phosphate ABC transporter permease PstA → MNTRSKKGLKVTHNHHMTWRFIKNRLITVFAFGTISIMICILLSILASLLINGISGLTFFTLTHMTAPQGMDGGLLNPILGSAIQVGLATIMAVPVGVMAGIFLAEHGRKKISQIIRFTADIMMSVPSILIGLFVYIILVMTTGYSAFAGACSLAILALPVIARTTEESLNIIPPAIHEAGYALGAPKWKVMLWVCLPAARGGIFTGILLAISRIAGETAPLLFTSLGNSDWSWDIFKPMASLPLTIYQYADSADDTWIKLSWTAALLITVFVLCLNLITRMYVDSRRKRDQ
- the pstC gene encoding phosphate ABC transporter permease subunit PstC, whose amino-acid sequence is MMPLKKSNHRSEKKIIPLFFSGMTWFSSVLILLIFLGLILELFGQGQLAFSTFGFDFLTNEVWNPVTKQFSARAALIGTLVSSFIGVMIALPVSFGCAYCLSEILPKKVAKYITAATQLLAAIPSIIFGMWGFFVVVPGMANYVQPFLKWIFGDVPFLQLLFSGGTFGIGILTAGIILAVMITPFITAVMQEAFSNTPAMLKESAYSLGATRWEVMHHVTLPWVQKVVVGGVVLGWGRALGETMAVTFVIGNAHHAGWSLFMPSNTIASLIALEFPESAAGSLKMSSLMALGSVLMLISFIVLFCSQFLLRQVFKTR